In Clostridium swellfunianum, a genomic segment contains:
- the rhaD gene encoding rhamnulose-1-phosphate aldolase: MRVLDSEFVQGFIRMANDGWEQGWHERNGGNLTYRIKKEEVESVAEALNKEGEWEAIGTSVPKLEGEYFLVTGSGKFFRNIIIKPEDSMAIIELDDKGENYRICWGLVNGGRPTSELTSHLMNHEVKMISSGGKHRVIYHAHTTNVIALTFILPLEDKVFTRELWEMATECPVVFPDGIGIVPWMVPGGRDIAVATSELMKEYDVAVWAHHGMFCSGEDFDFTFGLMHTVEKSAEIIIKMLSMRPDKLQTITPQNFRDLGRDFKVTLPEKFLYEK, translated from the coding sequence ATGAGAGTACTAGATTCAGAATTTGTACAAGGCTTTATTCGTATGGCAAATGATGGATGGGAGCAAGGTTGGCATGAAAGAAACGGTGGAAACTTAACTTATAGAATAAAGAAGGAAGAAGTTGAAAGTGTTGCTGAAGCTTTAAATAAAGAGGGTGAATGGGAGGCTATAGGTACCAGTGTACCAAAGCTTGAAGGGGAGTATTTCCTAGTAACAGGCAGCGGCAAATTTTTTAGAAATATAATTATAAAGCCTGAAGATTCTATGGCAATAATAGAACTAGATGATAAAGGTGAAAATTACAGAATCTGCTGGGGGCTTGTAAATGGCGGACGACCAACCAGCGAGCTCACTTCTCATCTTATGAATCATGAAGTAAAAATGATATCATCAGGTGGAAAGCATAGAGTAATATATCACGCTCATACAACAAATGTAATTGCTCTAACCTTTATACTTCCTTTAGAGGATAAAGTTTTTACTCGCGAATTGTGGGAAATGGCTACGGAATGTCCTGTTGTATTTCCAGACGGTATAGGCATAGTACCTTGGATGGTTCCAGGAGGACGTGATATTGCAGTAGCTACCAGCGAACTAATGAAAGAGTATGATGTTGCAGTATGGGCTCATCATGGCATGTTCTGCTCTGGTGAAGATTTTGATTTTACTTTTGGACTTATGCATACAGTTGAGAAATCAGCTGAAATTATTATAAAAATGCTATCAATGAGACCTGACAAATTACAAACTATTACACCACAAAATTTTAGAGATTTGGGAAGAGACTTTAAGGTAACACTTCCTGAGAAATTTTTGTATGAGAAATAA
- a CDS encoding ABC transporter substrate-binding protein: protein MRKKQLTLFSLIFSFILIATLFSGCTSKSSQTTVKVRLNEVTRSIFYAPMYAAISEGFFKEEGIEIDLTTGEGADKTMQQVLSGNVDIGFSGPEQVIYIYNQKREDYPVVFGQLTQKDGSFIVSRQDEKNFNWETLRGKKLLGGRPGGVPQMALEYVLKNKGIDPNKDLDMITNIAFAAVTGAFKGGTAQYAALFEPNASLLRKDNTGYVVASVGAEAGTIPYTCFYATKSYIEKNPQVIEKFTRAIYKGQLWVQKNTEADVAKSIKSFFPGTDEEVIVSVIKNYKAIEAYAPNLVLKESDMTRLMDIIQSYKADLITERPPYSKIVNNSFAEKAIKDVK from the coding sequence ATGAGAAAAAAACAGCTCACTTTATTTTCTTTAATTTTTTCCTTTATACTTATAGCAACCTTGTTTAGCGGCTGCACCAGTAAGAGTTCCCAAACTACTGTTAAAGTAAGACTAAACGAAGTTACCCGTTCCATTTTCTATGCTCCTATGTATGCAGCAATTAGCGAAGGTTTCTTTAAAGAAGAAGGAATCGAAATCGACCTCACAACTGGAGAAGGCGCAGATAAGACAATGCAGCAGGTTTTAAGCGGCAATGTTGATATTGGTTTTTCAGGGCCTGAGCAGGTAATTTATATCTACAATCAAAAACGTGAGGATTATCCTGTAGTATTTGGACAGCTTACTCAAAAGGATGGTTCCTTCATAGTTTCTAGGCAGGATGAAAAGAACTTTAATTGGGAAACCTTAAGAGGTAAAAAACTTCTAGGCGGAAGACCTGGTGGAGTCCCTCAAATGGCACTTGAATATGTTTTGAAAAATAAGGGAATTGATCCAAACAAGGATTTGGACATGATAACAAACATCGCATTTGCAGCAGTTACTGGAGCCTTCAAAGGCGGAACAGCTCAATATGCAGCTTTGTTCGAGCCTAACGCAAGTTTACTGAGAAAAGATAATACTGGTTATGTTGTGGCTTCTGTTGGTGCTGAAGCAGGTACTATACCTTACACATGTTTCTATGCAACAAAATCATATATTGAAAAGAATCCTCAAGTCATAGAGAAGTTCACAAGAGCTATCTATAAGGGACAGTTATGGGTTCAAAAGAATACAGAAGCAGATGTAGCTAAATCCATTAAGTCCTTCTTCCCTGGCACAGATGAAGAAGTTATAGTTAGTGTTATTAAGAACTATAAGGCTATTGAAGCTTATGCTCCTAATCTAGTGTTAAAAGAATCAGATATGACAAGACTTATGGATATTATCCAATCCTACAAAGCTGACTTGATAACTGAAAGACCACCTTACAGCAAGATAGTAAATAACAGTTTTGCTGAGAAAGCTATAAAAGATGTGAAATAA
- a CDS encoding mannose/fructose/sorbose PTS transporter subunit IIA, which yields MVGIILASHGEFAKGILQSGTMIFGEQENVQAVTLLPSEGPDDYKAKLKDAIASFESQDEVLFLVDLWGGTPFNQASSLFEEHKDKWAIVAGMNLPMVLEAFGSRFSMESAQEIAANILKTSREGVQVKPEELEPADKSKSLEASAVKFNAGAPGSFEYVLARIDSRLLHGQVATAWTKTVQPTRIIVVSDSVAKDELRKKLIQQAAPPGVKAHVVPIDHMIKLAKDKEHFGGQRAMLLFENPQDLLRAVEGGVPLKTINVGSMAHSIGKVQPNKVLAFNQNDIDTFNKLKQAGLNFDVRKVPNDSKGNMEEILKKAQEELNKVK from the coding sequence ATGGTAGGAATTATTCTTGCTAGTCACGGAGAATTCGCTAAAGGCATCTTGCAATCCGGTACGATGATCTTCGGAGAACAAGAAAACGTGCAAGCTGTTACGTTGCTGCCTAGTGAAGGTCCTGATGATTATAAAGCAAAATTGAAAGATGCAATTGCATCCTTTGAAAGCCAAGATGAGGTTTTATTTTTAGTTGATCTTTGGGGCGGTACACCATTTAACCAAGCCAGCAGTCTATTTGAAGAACACAAAGATAAATGGGCAATCGTAGCCGGCATGAATCTGCCAATGGTGCTTGAAGCTTTTGGATCACGTTTTTCAATGGAATCCGCACAGGAAATTGCAGCTAATATATTAAAAACATCAAGAGAAGGAGTTCAAGTTAAGCCTGAAGAACTGGAACCAGCAGATAAATCTAAATCGTTAGAAGCTTCGGCAGTTAAGTTCAATGCAGGTGCACCTGGATCCTTCGAATATGTTTTAGCTCGTATTGATTCTCGCTTGCTTCATGGGCAGGTTGCAACTGCTTGGACAAAAACTGTACAACCAACAAGAATTATTGTTGTGTCAGACTCAGTAGCTAAAGATGAGCTTCGTAAGAAACTTATACAGCAGGCTGCTCCTCCAGGAGTTAAAGCTCATGTTGTTCCAATTGATCATATGATTAAACTTGCAAAAGATAAAGAGCATTTTGGTGGACAACGTGCAATGCTACTTTTTGAAAATCCACAAGATTTACTTAGAGCGGTAGAAGGAGGAGTACCACTAAAGACAATTAATGTTGGTTCTATGGCTCACTCTATAGGTAAAGTGCAACCAAACAAAGTTCTTGCTTTTAATCAAAATGATATAGATACTTTTAATAAGCTAAAACAGGCAGGACTTAATTTTGATGTTCGTAAAGTTCCGAATGATTCAAAAGGAAATATGGAAGAAATCCTTAAAAAAGCACAAGAGGAATTAAACAAAGTAAAATAA
- a CDS encoding L-rhamnose isomerase yields the protein MTIKERYESVKEIYKRVGVDTDAAIETLKQIPISMHCWQGDDVSGFEGASSLSGGIQATGTYPGKARNPEELMTDIDKALSLIPGGHRINLHASYAIFGENEQVDRDKLEPKHFKKWVEFAKERKLGIDFNPTYFSHTKASNATLSSEDEEIRSFWIEHGKCCLRIAEYFATELHTPCTLNIWIPDGFKDIPADRMAPRARLKDSLDQILSIPYDKSKVYVAVESKVFGIGVESYTVGSHEFYMNYAAKKDLLCLLDNGHYHTTESVADKISSMLLFSDKVALHVTRSVRWDSDHVVLFDEETKEIAKEIIRNGSDRVILALDFFDASINRISAWVVGMRNMQKALLNALLLPEEKLTELQNTRKFTELMMLQEELKLYPIGDVWNYFCEINGVLQKEDWFKEVKKYEKEVLSKRN from the coding sequence ATGACAATTAAGGAACGTTATGAATCCGTAAAAGAAATATATAAAAGAGTAGGTGTAGATACAGATGCAGCTATAGAAACACTTAAACAAATACCTATCTCTATGCACTGCTGGCAGGGAGATGATGTATCAGGCTTTGAAGGAGCTTCAAGCTTATCAGGAGGAATTCAGGCAACAGGCACCTATCCTGGAAAAGCCAGAAATCCAGAAGAATTAATGACAGATATTGATAAGGCTTTAAGTCTTATACCAGGAGGTCACAGAATAAATTTACATGCAAGCTATGCAATATTTGGAGAAAATGAGCAGGTAGATCGTGATAAGCTTGAGCCAAAGCACTTTAAAAAGTGGGTTGAATTTGCAAAGGAAAGAAAGCTTGGAATAGATTTTAACCCAACTTATTTTTCTCACACTAAGGCTTCAAATGCGACTCTATCAAGTGAGGATGAAGAAATAAGGAGTTTCTGGATTGAGCATGGAAAGTGCTGTCTTCGTATAGCTGAATATTTTGCAACAGAGCTCCACACACCATGTACTCTAAACATTTGGATACCAGATGGTTTTAAAGATATACCAGCAGATAGAATGGCACCAAGAGCAAGACTAAAAGATTCTTTAGATCAGATTCTTTCTATTCCTTATGACAAGAGTAAGGTTTATGTAGCAGTAGAATCAAAGGTTTTTGGAATTGGTGTTGAAAGTTATACTGTAGGTTCTCATGAATTCTACATGAATTATGCAGCTAAAAAGGACTTGCTTTGTTTATTGGACAATGGGCATTATCATACAACAGAATCTGTGGCAGATAAAATCTCCTCCATGCTGCTGTTTTCTGATAAAGTTGCTCTTCATGTAACAAGATCAGTGCGTTGGGACAGCGACCATGTAGTTTTATTTGATGAAGAGACAAAGGAAATTGCAAAGGAAATTATTAGAAATGGCTCAGATAGAGTTATATTGGCACTTGATTTCTTTGATGCAAGCATAAACAGAATTTCAGCTTGGGTGGTTGGTATGAGAAATATGCAAAAGGCACTTTTAAATGCACTTTTACTTCCAGAAGAAAAATTAACTGAGCTTCAAAACACAAGAAAATTTACAGAACTTATGATGCTTCAAGAGGAATTAAAATTATATCCTATAGGAGATGTATGGAATTACTTCTGCGAAATAAACGGAGTGTTGCAAAAGGAAGATTGGTTTAAAGAAGTAAAGAAATACGAGAAAGAAGTTTTAAGTAAGAGAAACTAA
- a CDS encoding mannose/fructose/sorbose PTS transporter subunit IIB, protein MKIVLARIDDRLIHGQVATVWSKETKCNRIIVCNDNAANDSLRKILLVQVAPPGIKVSVVEIEKAIRAYKNPMYENDRVLFLFTNPTDVVKMVEGGVDIKSVNIGGMSFKEGKTMLTNFISVDDEDIKMFLKLKELDVELEVRKVPADRKHNLFELIQKKNHNH, encoded by the coding sequence ATGAAAATTGTTTTAGCAAGAATTGATGACAGATTAATACACGGACAGGTAGCAACAGTTTGGTCAAAAGAAACAAAATGTAACAGAATAATAGTATGCAATGACAATGCCGCTAATGATTCTCTTAGAAAAATACTTTTAGTTCAAGTTGCCCCACCTGGAATTAAAGTAAGCGTAGTAGAGATTGAAAAGGCAATAAGAGCATACAAAAATCCTATGTATGAAAATGACAGAGTTTTGTTTTTATTCACTAATCCAACAGACGTAGTTAAAATGGTTGAAGGCGGAGTAGACATAAAGAGTGTGAATATAGGGGGCATGTCTTTCAAAGAAGGAAAGACAATGTTGACAAACTTTATTTCAGTAGATGATGAAGACATTAAAATGTTTCTTAAGCTAAAAGAACTTGATGTGGAATTAGAAGTTCGAAAAGTTCCCGCTGATCGAAAACATAATCTGTTTGAGTTAATTCAGAAAAAAAATCACAATCATTAA
- a CDS encoding PTS mannose/fructose/sorbose transporter subunit IIC yields MTLSIIQIMLVIIIAFLAGVEGILDEFQFHQPIVACTLIGLVTGNLVPCLILGGTLQMIALGWANIGAAVAPDAALASVASAIILVLSGQGEAGVSSAIAIAVPLAVAGLLLTIIVRTIATAFVHFMDAAAKEGNFRTVEAWQIAAICMQGVRIAIPAGLIIAIGANPIRALLEAMPTWLTGGLAIGGGMVVAVGYAMVINMMATREVWPFFAIGFVLATVSQITLIGLGAIGVALALLYISLSKQGGSGNGGNSNTGDPLGDLIDSY; encoded by the coding sequence GTGACTCTAAGTATAATTCAAATAATGTTAGTCATAATTATAGCATTTCTGGCTGGTGTGGAAGGTATCCTGGATGAATTTCAATTTCACCAACCAATAGTTGCCTGTACTCTAATCGGATTAGTTACTGGTAACTTAGTACCGTGCCTAATTTTAGGTGGTACTCTTCAAATGATTGCCTTAGGCTGGGCAAATATAGGTGCTGCCGTAGCACCTGATGCAGCCTTAGCATCTGTTGCATCCGCAATCATTCTGGTTCTTAGCGGACAGGGTGAAGCAGGCGTTTCTTCCGCTATAGCTATTGCTGTTCCACTTGCAGTTGCAGGATTATTATTAACAATTATTGTTCGTACTATTGCTACTGCCTTTGTACATTTTATGGATGCTGCGGCTAAAGAGGGAAATTTCAGAACAGTTGAAGCATGGCAAATTGCTGCTATTTGTATGCAAGGTGTACGTATTGCAATTCCAGCAGGCCTTATAATAGCAATTGGTGCTAATCCAATTCGTGCATTACTTGAAGCCATGCCAACTTGGTTAACAGGAGGACTCGCAATCGGTGGTGGAATGGTTGTAGCTGTTGGTTATGCAATGGTAATAAACATGATGGCTACCAGAGAGGTATGGCCGTTCTTTGCAATTGGTTTTGTATTAGCAACTGTTTCACAAATTACTCTTATTGGACTAGGTGCAATTGGTGTAGCTTTAGCTCTTCTTTACATTTCGCTTAGTAAACAAGGCGGTTCAGGTAATGGCGGAAACTCAAATACTGGTGATCCATTAGGTGATCTTATAGATAGTTACTAA
- a CDS encoding glycosyl hydrolase, giving the protein MLYPRNKEKKLCTELFSNPTSEYRGTPFWAWNCKIDKELLLKEIDQLKEMGMGGFHIHCRTGMAIEYLSDEFMKLVEECNDKAKENKMLCWLYDEDRWPSGSAGGLVTKEKKYISRFLVFTPKPYEGEDLAASEYTSSARPQRSSDRKMLARYEVILDNGRLASYKRLKDNESTSIGAKVWLAYLETAGINPWFNNQAYVNTLDPKAINKFIEVTHERYYSKFGDDFGKSIPAIFTDEPQFCHKENLGYAEEEKEIILPFTDDFDETYKKAYGNSILDYLPEIFWELSEGKISKVRYLYHDHLSERFSSAFADTVGNWCKAHRIMLTGHMMEEPTLNSQTRALGEAMRSYRSFQLPGIDMLCDDREYSTAKQAQSAAHQFGCPGVLSEIYGVTNWDFDFRGHKLAGDWQAALGVTTRVHHLSWVSMEGEAKRDYPASIGYQSPWYKEYSLIENYFSRLNTVMTRGKARVKVGVIHPIESYWIHFGPEEQTAVIREEMQNNFENIIEWLLFGLIDFDFIAESLFPDQTSLEAATPVKVGKMNYDVVLVPNCETLRSTTVERLEAFSEAGGKIIFIGEIPTLVDAVKSNRVKELAHKCSNIPFTKNRILKALEGYREIDIRKEDGSASDNLFYQMREDEGRRWLFICHVKKMNNPDIASMEKINIKVNGKWNIQVYNAMNGEVYPYPALIKGDETWIKHEFSQHDSLLLCLEEGEPIKENSLRDENKQHINELHLKDLVPVSLSEPNCLLLDMAEYSFDGGEWNEREELLRIDNKFREKLGYPLRMEAFAQPWVNPEEEKLEHKLSLKFTIESEIAVKNPYLAIENAEAAEIIINGSKMEKLIEGWYVDECIKKIKLPSLQEGKSEIILNIPFNSKTNVEWCYLLGDFGVEVKGSRAKIIKPVEILAFGDWTKQGLPFYTGNVTYHCLIESQEGELVLEASQFRNPLLSVSFDGVEKGKIAFAPYTLSLGKVKEGTHVIDITAFGNRVNTFGTVHNCNHSTTWFGPNAWRTEGTSWAYEYQLKPMGVLIAPRWKLY; this is encoded by the coding sequence ATGCTTTATCCTAGAAATAAAGAGAAAAAACTATGTACAGAACTTTTCAGTAATCCCACCTCAGAGTACAGAGGGACTCCTTTCTGGGCTTGGAATTGCAAGATAGATAAAGAACTGCTGTTAAAAGAAATTGACCAGCTTAAGGAAATGGGAATGGGAGGTTTTCATATTCATTGCCGTACCGGTATGGCTATAGAGTATTTAAGTGATGAATTTATGAAGCTTGTAGAAGAGTGTAATGATAAAGCTAAAGAAAATAAAATGCTCTGCTGGCTATATGATGAGGATAGATGGCCTTCAGGATCAGCTGGCGGGTTAGTTACAAAGGAAAAGAAATATATATCTAGATTTCTTGTATTTACACCAAAACCTTATGAAGGGGAAGATCTAGCTGCAAGTGAGTATACTTCATCAGCAAGACCACAGAGAAGTAGCGATAGGAAGATGCTTGCAAGGTATGAAGTAATACTAGATAATGGGCGCCTGGCAAGCTATAAGAGATTAAAAGATAATGAATCAACTTCTATAGGGGCTAAGGTTTGGTTGGCCTATCTTGAAACCGCTGGTATTAATCCTTGGTTTAATAACCAAGCCTATGTAAATACATTAGATCCGAAAGCAATTAATAAATTTATAGAAGTAACTCACGAAAGATACTATAGTAAATTTGGAGACGACTTCGGAAAGTCAATACCAGCAATATTTACAGACGAGCCTCAATTTTGTCATAAGGAAAATCTAGGTTATGCTGAAGAAGAAAAGGAGATAATATTGCCCTTCACAGATGATTTTGATGAAACTTATAAAAAAGCTTATGGAAATAGTATTCTTGATTATCTTCCAGAGATTTTTTGGGAGCTTTCAGAGGGTAAAATATCTAAGGTAAGATATCTATATCATGACCATTTAAGCGAAAGATTCTCTTCAGCTTTTGCAGATACTGTAGGTAATTGGTGCAAAGCTCATAGAATAATGCTTACTGGCCATATGATGGAGGAGCCAACTCTTAATTCTCAAACGAGAGCCTTAGGAGAAGCAATGCGTTCCTATCGTTCTTTTCAGCTTCCAGGTATAGACATGTTATGTGATGATAGAGAATATTCAACTGCAAAACAGGCTCAAAGTGCAGCTCATCAATTTGGATGCCCTGGGGTTTTAAGCGAGATTTATGGAGTAACAAACTGGGATTTTGATTTTAGAGGACATAAATTGGCAGGGGACTGGCAGGCAGCATTAGGGGTCACAACACGTGTCCACCACCTGAGTTGGGTATCCATGGAGGGAGAAGCTAAGAGAGATTATCCTGCAAGTATTGGTTATCAGTCTCCCTGGTATAAGGAATATTCATTGATAGAGAATTACTTTAGCCGTTTAAACACAGTTATGACAAGAGGTAAAGCTCGTGTTAAGGTTGGAGTTATACACCCAATAGAGTCATACTGGATACACTTCGGTCCAGAAGAGCAGACAGCAGTAATACGTGAGGAGATGCAGAATAACTTTGAAAATATTATTGAATGGTTATTATTTGGACTTATTGATTTTGATTTTATTGCTGAATCTCTGTTTCCTGATCAAACTTCATTAGAAGCAGCTACACCTGTAAAGGTTGGGAAAATGAATTATGATGTTGTATTAGTGCCTAATTGTGAGACTCTGCGTTCAACTACTGTAGAAAGATTGGAGGCTTTCTCGGAGGCAGGAGGTAAAATCATATTTATTGGTGAGATTCCAACATTGGTAGATGCTGTAAAGTCCAATAGAGTTAAAGAACTGGCTCATAAGTGTTCAAATATTCCTTTTACAAAGAACAGGATATTAAAAGCGCTTGAAGGCTATAGAGAGATAGATATAAGGAAAGAAGATGGATCAGCTTCGGATAACTTATTTTATCAAATGAGAGAGGATGAAGGCAGGAGATGGCTATTTATTTGTCATGTTAAAAAGATGAATAATCCCGATATAGCATCTATGGAAAAGATTAACATTAAAGTTAACGGAAAATGGAATATACAAGTATATAATGCTATGAACGGAGAGGTTTATCCTTATCCTGCTCTAATCAAGGGTGATGAAACTTGGATTAAACATGAATTTTCACAGCATGACAGTCTATTGCTTTGTCTTGAAGAAGGAGAACCTATAAAAGAAAACTCATTAAGAGATGAAAATAAACAGCACATCAATGAGTTACATTTAAAGGACCTTGTACCAGTATCACTTTCCGAACCAAATTGTCTTTTACTTGATATGGCGGAATACTCTTTTGATGGAGGAGAGTGGAATGAAAGAGAGGAACTACTACGAATTGATAATAAGTTTAGAGAAAAGTTAGGATATCCACTAAGGATGGAGGCGTTTGCACAGCCTTGGGTTAATCCTGAAGAAGAAAAACTTGAACATAAGCTTAGCCTAAAATTCACTATTGAATCAGAGATAGCAGTAAAAAATCCTTATTTAGCTATAGAAAATGCAGAGGCTGCAGAAATAATAATAAATGGAAGTAAAATGGAAAAACTCATAGAAGGCTGGTACGTTGATGAGTGTATTAAAAAAATAAAACTTCCAAGTTTACAAGAAGGTAAATCAGAAATAATTTTAAATATCCCTTTTAATTCAAAGACAAATGTGGAATGGTGTTATCTGCTTGGAGACTTTGGAGTAGAGGTAAAGGGAAGCAGGGCAAAAATAATAAAACCTGTAGAAATATTAGCCTTTGGGGATTGGACTAAGCAAGGACTGCCTTTTTATACTGGAAACGTAACCTATCACTGCTTAATTGAAAGTCAGGAAGGTGAATTAGTGCTTGAAGCTTCACAGTTTAGAAATCCACTTCTATCAGTATCTTTTGATGGAGTAGAAAAGGGTAAGATTGCTTTTGCTCCTTATACTTTAAGTCTGGGAAAGGTGAAGGAAGGAACTCATGTAATTGATATTACAGCCTTCGGAAATAGAGTTAATACTTTTGGTACAGTTCACAACTGCAATCACTCAACAACTTGGTTTGGTCCTAATGCATGGCGAACTGAGGGTACTAGCTGGGCATATGAATATCAGCTAAAGCCTATGGGAGTATTGATAGCACCTAGATGGAAATTATACTAA
- a CDS encoding AraC family transcriptional regulator codes for MNKDILQKLKHLTKEEIGILHGKNQIDKELYMSSKSTIVDSRKLLDSGKLIEVRTHTRFVHFPMHTHNYVEVVYMCEGKTEHIINGDKVTLNKGELLFLNQNATQEILPAEGNDVAVNFIILPEFFDQSLKMIGEEENMVRHFIIGCLRSTDYNIGYLHFKVADVLPIQNLVENLIWTLTNNQLNKRSINQLTMGLMFLQLMNHTDKVTVGRNLFEQGLILTVYRFIEEHYKDGELSALAEALHFDLYWISRQIKKLTGKTYTELVQTKRLIQAAFLLNSTNMPVSDVGYAVGYDNLSYFHRIFKARYGVSPKQYRKAEN; via the coding sequence ATGAATAAAGATATTCTACAAAAGCTAAAGCATCTCACAAAGGAAGAGATTGGTATATTGCATGGTAAAAATCAAATTGATAAAGAATTATATATGAGCTCAAAGTCAACTATAGTAGATAGCAGAAAACTGTTAGACAGCGGTAAATTGATTGAAGTTAGAACTCATACAAGGTTTGTTCATTTTCCAATGCATACCCATAATTATGTAGAAGTTGTATACATGTGTGAGGGGAAAACAGAGCATATTATTAATGGAGACAAGGTTACCTTGAATAAAGGGGAACTTTTATTTCTTAATCAAAATGCCACTCAGGAGATTTTACCTGCAGAGGGCAACGACGTTGCAGTAAATTTTATTATTCTTCCTGAATTTTTTGATCAATCCTTAAAAATGATTGGTGAGGAGGAAAATATGGTAAGGCACTTTATTATAGGATGTCTTAGAAGTACGGACTATAATATTGGCTATCTTCATTTTAAGGTTGCAGATGTTCTGCCAATTCAAAACCTTGTGGAAAATCTCATTTGGACTCTCACTAATAATCAGCTGAATAAGCGCAGTATAAATCAACTTACAATGGGACTAATGTTTTTGCAGTTAATGAACCATACAGATAAAGTGACAGTAGGCAGGAATCTTTTTGAGCAGGGACTTATCTTAACGGTATATAGATTTATAGAGGAACATTATAAGGATGGTGAATTATCAGCTCTTGCAGAGGCTTTGCATTTTGATTTATACTGGATCAGCAGGCAAATTAAGAAGCTTACGGGGAAAACTTATACGGAGCTTGTTCAAACGAAACGGCTTATTCAGGCTGCATTTCTACTTAATAGCACAAACATGCCGGTATCCGATGTTGGCTATGCTGTAGGCTATGACAATTTAAGTTACTTCCATCGTATTTTCAAAGCCAGGTATGGTGTTTCGCCAAAGCAATATAGAAAAGCAGAAAATTAA
- the rhaB gene encoding rhamnulokinase yields the protein MNNYYLAIDIGASSGRHILGYIKDGKIILEEIYRFENTMEMKNHELCWNLDKLFYEIKAGMKKCKDIGKVPRSASIDTWAVDFVLLDENDNILGNTAAYRDSRTKGMDEKVYSIISEESLYERTGIQKQIFNTIYQLMAVKEKHPKYIKKAKSMLMIPDYFHYLLSGVKKTEYTNATTTQLVSPETKDWDRELIEQLGFPQEIFLDIVTPGTVLGGLTKEIQKEIGYDCQIVMPATHDTGSAIIAVPSNKEDTLYISSGTWSLMGIERAKADCSLKSMVLNFTNEGGYDYRFRYLKNIMGLWMIQCARKEFSTMHSFAELCDMASKESISTIVDCNNSGFLAPESMLNEIKKYCRETKQQEPVTDGEFAAVIYNSLALCYGNTIKEIEELTGLSYDQIYVVGGGANAEYLNQLTAKYTGRKVAAGPVEATAVGNLAIQMMMNDDLTDLQEARNCIYKSFEIKIYK from the coding sequence ATGAATAATTATTATTTAGCCATAGACATTGGAGCATCCAGTGGAAGACATATACTTGGATATATTAAAGATGGAAAAATAATTCTAGAAGAAATATATCGATTTGAAAACACAATGGAGATGAAAAACCATGAACTCTGCTGGAATTTAGATAAGCTATTTTACGAAATAAAAGCTGGAATGAAGAAGTGTAAAGACATTGGAAAGGTTCCAAGAAGCGCTTCAATAGATACATGGGCTGTTGACTTTGTACTTCTTGATGAAAATGATAACATATTAGGAAATACTGCAGCATATAGAGACAGCAGAACAAAAGGTATGGATGAAAAAGTATATTCAATTATATCAGAAGAAAGCCTTTATGAAAGAACAGGTATACAGAAGCAGATTTTTAATACAATCTATCAATTGATGGCTGTTAAGGAAAAACATCCTAAATATATAAAGAAGGCTAAAAGCATGCTAATGATTCCTGACTATTTCCATTACCTGTTAAGTGGAGTTAAGAAAACAGAATATACTAATGCTACTACTACCCAGCTTGTTAGCCCAGAAACAAAGGATTGGGACAGAGAACTAATAGAACAGTTAGGATTTCCACAGGAAATTTTTCTAGATATAGTTACACCAGGTACAGTTCTTGGAGGACTTACTAAGGAAATTCAGAAGGAAATAGGCTATGATTGTCAGATTGTTATGCCTGCAACTCATGATACTGGTTCCGCGATAATAGCAGTACCCTCAAATAAGGAAGACACTTTATATATTAGTTCAGGAACCTGGTCCCTTATGGGAATAGAGAGAGCTAAAGCAGATTGTTCCCTAAAAAGCATGGTGCTCAACTTTACAAATGAAGGCGGCTATGACTACAGATTCAGATACTTGAAAAACATAATGGGGCTTTGGATGATTCAGTGTGCAAGAAAAGAATTTAGTACAATGCATTCGTTTGCTGAGCTATGTGATATGGCGTCAAAAGAAAGTATAAGCACTATAGTAGACTGTAACAACAGCGGGTTTTTAGCACCAGAAAGTATGCTTAATGAAATAAAGAAATATTGCAGAGAAACAAAACAGCAGGAGCCAGTTACTGATGGAGAGTTTGCTGCGGTAATCTATAACAGCTTGGCTTTATGCTATGGAAATACAATTAAAGAAATAGAAGAACTTACTGGCTTAAGTTATGACCAGATTTATGTTGTAGGGGGAGGAGCCAATGCAGAATACCTTAATCAGCTTACAGCAAAATATACTGGAAGAAAGGTTGCTGCAGGTCCTGTAGAGGCTACGGCTGTAGGAAATTTAGCAATTCAAATGATGATGAATGATGATCTGACTGATTTACAGGAGGCAAGAAACTGTATATATAAATCCTTTGAAATAAAAATATATAAATAG